A single window of Leptolyngbya ohadii IS1 DNA harbors:
- a CDS encoding CAAX protease codes for MKKIWLLFGLVLLAGVAAFFFPSVASFIERAFLALDTSTRLLVKLAIVGLLAIVAASLLSPLEALGWWAGWYGDSVETNLSPVTLQHPIAPNETISRYVIYLDGIGQADFTYMPEGEEFLDALAKALPDDIAIIRGIMPYSVLNRSLTSDRPFAWFWRLADQMRLRKPGNVLGFLINIRNMLTVSVSADLRYGPIYNRGMAQLMYNSLVNYGYQPGSGIPVTLVGFSGGGQISMGSAPLLKEALNAPIDVISLGGVFCGRNNSLKLEHIYHLAGDRDTVQRLGAILFPRRWKLFMLSYWNRTKKHGQISLLSLGKTVGHQNPGGVMDSQAFLPDGRSNLQNTVDWVSGILKGELPPPETLPTPQVGNYERYQVGAFNHPSYYPIQPFPPSRNYRSIAPWVGRLILPKPEERQQGSVWFEVHHAPDAYRDWVGKTVRLRWKNDPALKARNRSVLRDVHFNDDARLSLKQGIIHPERLNGWRLVDPLESLAGARPLDDMQVMLTGDVTIAGTIAGTLKETTKETTEETTEETAAGISEDSGLNIYIAECPTKIAGQYYALVQFIEPLEVESAEKRSIGQLYRVRHFNSSSRQFDGEEDRVLLPQVIPDGNDISASSTKDLERSPCNESGWYIYGAVNRSGQFVVQAIAPRALFQLQPGREIVGAKAAMNYLKTESWSNLEAKKGTVSATLLKTHGHRAGIAEWTEGTRALLVHNYGGIGGKKREPAAQGPVYFGHFSYGTAEVVREPLADELQFDLVYYQVYAHNGSGLLSCRHHWTSYMGDRQWGFLGIRPVCDLLIKLDSFTGYYAINAKQLSPLDRVVEQLDLMMARYRIGDGTGATYVGPANNCAQDSNQALYAALRNMVASSHSNSELRHWMQTHPEIASQLKQLERLGYSLKRDLLPFGMARADWKEHQERLGSSMEDSPIRQLLTGLGSWRTMLPRVASDAIARSFTRQGASVWVLRTNQVGGSDPDIEPIAPMGL; via the coding sequence ATGAAAAAGATTTGGTTGCTGTTTGGACTGGTTCTGCTTGCCGGTGTCGCGGCATTTTTCTTTCCGTCGGTTGCATCCTTCATCGAGCGGGCATTTCTGGCACTGGATACTTCTACTCGGCTGCTGGTCAAGCTAGCGATAGTGGGACTGCTGGCGATCGTGGCGGCTTCGCTGCTGAGTCCGCTGGAGGCTCTGGGCTGGTGGGCTGGCTGGTATGGCGATTCGGTTGAAACCAACCTGTCTCCGGTGACGCTGCAACATCCGATCGCCCCGAATGAAACAATTTCCCGCTATGTGATTTATCTGGACGGCATTGGACAGGCAGACTTTACCTATATGCCGGAGGGAGAGGAATTTTTGGATGCGCTGGCGAAGGCGCTACCCGATGACATTGCAATTATTCGCGGCATTATGCCCTACTCGGTGCTGAATCGATCCCTGACGAGCGATCGTCCCTTTGCCTGGTTCTGGCGATTGGCGGATCAGATGCGTCTGCGAAAACCGGGAAATGTCCTGGGCTTTTTAATCAACATCCGCAATATGCTGACGGTCTCTGTCTCAGCGGATTTGCGCTACGGTCCTATCTATAACCGGGGCATGGCGCAGCTCATGTACAACAGTCTGGTTAACTATGGCTATCAGCCGGGCAGCGGCATTCCGGTAACGCTCGTGGGCTTTAGCGGCGGCGGGCAAATCTCGATGGGGTCGGCTCCGTTGCTGAAGGAAGCACTGAACGCACCGATCGATGTGATTTCCCTAGGCGGTGTCTTCTGCGGACGCAACAACAGCTTGAAGCTGGAGCATATCTACCATCTGGCGGGCGATCGGGATACTGTGCAGCGGTTGGGCGCGATTCTGTTTCCCCGTCGCTGGAAGCTGTTTATGCTGTCCTACTGGAACCGGACGAAGAAGCATGGGCAGATCAGTCTGCTGTCGCTGGGAAAGACGGTCGGGCATCAGAATCCGGGTGGCGTAATGGATTCCCAGGCGTTTCTGCCGGACGGACGCAGCAATCTGCAAAATACGGTCGATTGGGTATCGGGCATTTTGAAGGGCGAACTGCCTCCCCCGGAAACTTTGCCTACGCCCCAGGTTGGCAACTACGAACGCTATCAGGTCGGCGCGTTTAACCATCCGAGCTACTATCCCATTCAGCCTTTCCCTCCTTCACGAAACTATCGATCGATCGCCCCCTGGGTCGGACGGTTAATTCTGCCAAAGCCGGAGGAACGCCAGCAGGGAAGCGTCTGGTTTGAGGTGCATCATGCGCCTGATGCCTACCGGGATTGGGTTGGCAAAACGGTCAGGCTGCGCTGGAAGAATGATCCGGCACTGAAGGCAAGAAATCGATCCGTGCTGCGGGACGTTCACTTTAACGACGATGCGCGGCTGAGCCTGAAGCAAGGCATTATTCACCCCGAACGGCTGAACGGCTGGCGACTGGTCGATCCCCTGGAATCGCTGGCGGGTGCGCGTCCGCTGGACGATATGCAGGTAATGCTAACGGGTGATGTTACGATTGCAGGAACGATCGCCGGAACGCTAAAAGAAACAACAAAAGAAACGACAGAAGAAACAACAGAAGAAACCGCAGCAGGTATCTCAGAGGATTCTGGTTTAAACATTTATATTGCCGAATGTCCCACAAAGATTGCAGGACAATACTATGCGCTGGTGCAGTTTATTGAACCGCTAGAAGTTGAGTCGGCAGAAAAAAGATCGATCGGTCAACTTTATCGCGTGCGACACTTTAATTCTTCATCCCGGCAATTTGATGGAGAGGAAGACAGGGTTTTACTGCCCCAGGTGATTCCCGACGGTAATGATATTTCTGCCTCCAGTACAAAGGATTTAGAACGATCGCCCTGTAACGAAAGCGGATGGTACATTTACGGCGCAGTGAATCGATCGGGACAATTTGTGGTGCAGGCGATCGCTCCCCGTGCCCTGTTTCAGCTCCAGCCCGGTCGGGAAATTGTGGGCGCAAAGGCGGCGATGAACTACCTGAAAACAGAGTCCTGGAGCAATCTGGAGGCAAAGAAGGGAACCGTATCCGCGACGCTGCTTAAAACCCACGGGCACCGGGCAGGCATTGCCGAATGGACAGAAGGAACGCGAGCATTGCTCGTTCACAACTACGGCGGCATTGGCGGCAAAAAGCGAGAACCGGCGGCACAGGGTCCAGTCTACTTCGGGCATTTCTCCTACGGTACGGCAGAAGTAGTGCGCGAACCGTTAGCCGATGAGCTTCAGTTTGACCTTGTTTACTATCAGGTTTACGCCCACAACGGCAGTGGCTTGCTTTCCTGTCGGCATCACTGGACGAGCTACATGGGCGATCGCCAGTGGGGATTTTTGGGCATCCGTCCGGTCTGTGATTTGCTGATTAAGCTGGACAGCTTTACCGGATATTATGCAATTAACGCCAAGCAATTGTCCCCGCTCGATCGCGTCGTCGAACAGCTTGACTTGATGATGGCACGCTACCGGATTGGCGACGGCACAGGCGCAACCTACGTCGGACCCGCCAACAACTGTGCCCAGGACTCGAATCAGGCACTCTACGCTGCTCTGCGCAACATGGTGGCTTCCTCGCACTCCAATTCCGAACTGCGTCACTGGATGCAAACCCACCCGGAAATTGCCAGCCAGCTCAAACAGCTTGAACGACTCGGCTATTCCCTTAAGCGGGACTTACTACCCTTTGGCATGGCACGCGCCGACTGGAAAGAACATCAGGAACGGCTGGGAAGCAGTATGGAAGACAGCCCTATTAGACAACTGCTCACCGGATTGGGAAGCTGGCGCACCATGTTGCCCCGCGTTGCCAGCGATGCGATCGCCCGATCGTTTACCCGCCAGGGAGCCTCTGTGTGGGTGCTTCGCACGAATCAAGTCGGCGGCAGTGATCCGGATATTGAACCGATCGCGCCAATGGGACTTTAA
- a CDS encoding YIP1 family protein → MRETALDLFWQLVWGSITLNTETFQQIQTLPLSSRGAFYIVLFAGLSQAIGQSIILFVNRVKPIRFVLSLVIASFLFAIGYLFWAISTWAVKNVLFPPAVSLEHVYRTLGYAYAPQLFGFLVALPYFGVPISVLLSIWSFLALLTGLAISLRLSVEQALVCGFLGWLVLEILQRTIGRPVSAIGQWLSNRVAGVDLVTDLKQVEQMMQGGFQTPPRQ, encoded by the coding sequence ATGCGTGAAACTGCTTTAGACCTGTTTTGGCAGCTTGTGTGGGGATCGATTACCCTCAACACAGAGACCTTTCAGCAGATTCAAACCCTGCCGCTGTCGTCCCGTGGCGCGTTCTATATTGTTCTGTTTGCCGGACTATCGCAGGCGATCGGGCAGAGCATTATTCTGTTCGTCAATCGGGTGAAGCCGATTCGGTTTGTCCTGAGTTTGGTGATTGCGAGTTTTCTATTTGCGATCGGCTATTTGTTTTGGGCGATCAGTACCTGGGCAGTGAAAAATGTACTGTTTCCGCCCGCTGTTTCCCTGGAGCATGTCTATCGCACCTTGGGATATGCCTATGCGCCGCAGCTCTTTGGCTTTCTGGTGGCGCTGCCCTATTTTGGCGTGCCGATTAGCGTCCTGCTGTCGATCTGGAGCTTTTTGGCGTTGCTGACGGGGCTGGCGATCTCGCTTCGGTTGAGCGTAGAGCAGGCTTTAGTCTGTGGTTTTCTGGGCTGGCTGGTGCTGGAAATCTTGCAGCGCACGATCGGTCGTCCGGTCAGCGCGATCGGGCAATGGCTCTCGAATCGGGTTGCGGGGGTGGATCTGGTGACGGATTTGAAGCAGGTTGAGCAAATGATGCAGGGCGGTTTTCAAACGCCACCGAGGCAGTAG
- the purN gene encoding phosphoribosylglycinamide formyltransferase, which produces MSVSAASVSAAQSLVSPPIESSQGLSRRSFDAPLRLGVMASGNGSNLESIAQAIADGQLHAQIEVLIYNKPDIKAAERADRWKIPRHLLNHKDFPSREALDEAIVSRLRQYQVDWVIMAGWMRIVTPVLIEAFPHRILNIHPSLLPSFPGVHAVEQALAAGVRITGCTVHYVIPEVDSGAIIMQAAIPVLEDDTAETLHQRIQEQEHLIYPRAIERAALRS; this is translated from the coding sequence ATGTCTGTCTCTGCTGCATCTGTTTCTGCTGCTCAAAGCCTGGTTTCTCCGCCGATCGAATCATCCCAGGGGTTATCCCGCCGATCGTTTGATGCTCCGCTGCGCTTGGGAGTTATGGCATCCGGCAACGGCAGCAATCTGGAGTCGATCGCCCAGGCAATTGCTGACGGTCAGCTTCACGCGCAAATTGAAGTGCTGATTTATAACAAGCCGGACATTAAAGCCGCAGAACGCGCCGATCGCTGGAAGATTCCCAGGCATCTGCTGAACCACAAGGACTTTCCCAGCCGTGAGGCACTGGATGAGGCGATCGTTTCCCGGCTGCGTCAGTATCAGGTGGACTGGGTGATCATGGCAGGCTGGATGCGAATCGTAACCCCCGTTCTGATTGAGGCATTTCCCCATCGGATTTTGAATATTCATCCCAGTTTGCTGCCCAGCTTTCCCGGAGTTCATGCGGTGGAGCAGGCATTAGCCGCAGGGGTGAGGATCACAGGCTGTACGGTGCACTATGTGATCCCGGAGGTAGACAGCGGCGCGATTATTATGCAGGCAGCCATTCCCGTCCTGGAGGATGACACCGCCGAAACCCTGCATCAGCGGATTCAGGAGCAGGAGCATTTAATTTATCCCAGGGCGATCGAGCGGGCGGCGTTAAGGTCTTGA
- a CDS encoding GntR family transcriptional regulator, giving the protein MNLSAPPIQRSKSLHQQTYEALRSSILSGRLAPGDRLVETQLAQQLQVSRTPIREAMRQLQREGLVKADGSGGLRVTAISVLDAMQLYDCRLALEELSVVEACKHATQNQIDRLAYYVTEAEDLLTLKNTQSLSSEAQTDQLLDLDYHFHRLIAEGANNPWLVFLLDQVFDKMALLRMETTRHDPGVLEVRLEHRQIYQAIAQRDRSAAAEAIQSHLTASKVRVIQSIKDLHPEAEPPP; this is encoded by the coding sequence ATGAACCTTTCCGCTCCCCCGATTCAGCGCAGCAAATCCCTGCATCAGCAGACCTACGAGGCACTGCGATCGAGCATTCTTTCGGGTCGGTTAGCACCGGGCGATCGATTGGTGGAAACCCAATTAGCACAGCAGCTTCAGGTCAGCCGGACTCCGATTCGGGAAGCCATGCGGCAGCTTCAGCGGGAAGGGTTGGTGAAGGCAGATGGTAGCGGCGGACTGCGGGTAACAGCAATTTCTGTGCTAGATGCAATGCAGCTTTACGACTGTCGGCTTGCGCTAGAGGAGTTGTCGGTGGTGGAAGCCTGCAAACATGCAACCCAAAACCAAATCGATCGCCTGGCATACTATGTCACCGAGGCAGAGGATTTGCTGACGCTGAAAAATACCCAATCCCTCAGTTCCGAGGCGCAAACCGATCAGCTTCTCGATCTGGACTACCACTTTCATCGCCTGATAGCAGAAGGGGCAAACAATCCCTGGCTGGTCTTTCTACTCGATCAGGTATTCGACAAAATGGCACTCCTGCGAATGGAAACCACGCGCCACGATCCGGGAGTTCTGGAAGTGCGGCTGGAACATCGGCAAATCTATCAGGCAATCGCCCAACGCGATCGATCTGCGGCAGCAGAGGCAATTCAGTCTCATTTGACTGCCAGCAAGGTGAGGGTGATTCAAAGTATCAAGGATTTGCATCCTGAGGCAGAACCACCCCCCTAG
- a CDS encoding Zn-dependent hydrolase, with translation MVNATSQLQVNGDRLNESIDRLAKIGRQPNGDICRLAFTNEDLQARYRVQQWMTDAGMTVRIDAAGNLIGRYAGMNDAAPALATGSHIDTVPSGGCYDGTLGVLAGIEIVRVLRENQMRLHHPIEVIVFTDEESTMIGSRAMAGKAVLSPESYQTATGISIQEALEAIGGNWDQLTQAKRSDLAAFVELHVEQGAVLERSHKEIGVVQGVVGMHRYKVIITGQPNHAGTTPMNMRQDALIAAAHLTLAVQRIALAMPSQPVGTVGYLKVEPNAVNIVPGRVELSIDLRDLSSEVLETMMSQIRQEMETIAAQTDTQMEIEPILEVEPALASDAIQQTIAQICEEMNLSYCSLPSRAGHDAMKMARITNMGMIFVPSQEGVSHSGTEYTSPEQCVAGANVLLQALLRLDDFYRSPLPERSSPKATNRETKDFFETVPAVSRNTLSP, from the coding sequence ATGGTAAACGCGACATCTCAGCTACAGGTCAACGGCGATCGGCTTAACGAAAGTATCGATCGATTGGCAAAAATTGGGCGACAGCCGAATGGAGATATTTGTCGCCTTGCCTTTACCAACGAGGATTTGCAGGCTCGCTATCGGGTACAGCAGTGGATGACCGATGCCGGAATGACGGTGCGAATTGATGCGGCGGGGAATTTGATTGGCAGATATGCCGGGATGAATGATGCGGCTCCTGCGCTGGCGACGGGTTCCCACATTGATACGGTGCCTTCTGGCGGCTGCTACGATGGGACGCTGGGCGTGCTTGCAGGAATCGAAATTGTGCGCGTGCTGCGGGAAAACCAGATGCGACTGCACCATCCGATCGAGGTAATTGTCTTTACCGACGAGGAAAGCACCATGATCGGCAGTCGGGCAATGGCGGGTAAGGCAGTCCTTTCGCCGGAGAGCTACCAGACGGCAACGGGCATTTCGATTCAGGAGGCGCTGGAGGCGATCGGCGGCAACTGGGATCAGCTCACCCAGGCAAAGCGATCGGATCTGGCAGCATTTGTAGAACTGCATGTGGAGCAGGGGGCGGTGCTGGAGCGATCGCACAAGGAAATTGGCGTGGTGCAGGGGGTAGTCGGGATGCACCGCTATAAGGTGATCATTACAGGTCAGCCGAACCATGCCGGAACCACTCCGATGAACATGCGGCAGGATGCCCTGATTGCGGCAGCTCATTTAACTCTGGCAGTGCAGCGAATTGCCCTGGCGATGCCGTCTCAGCCCGTGGGAACGGTGGGCTATCTCAAGGTAGAACCCAATGCCGTCAACATTGTGCCGGGACGGGTAGAACTTTCGATCGACTTGCGGGATTTATCGAGCGAAGTGCTGGAGACTATGATGAGCCAGATTCGACAGGAAATGGAAACGATCGCCGCCCAGACGGATACGCAGATGGAAATCGAACCGATTCTGGAGGTTGAGCCTGCCCTAGCCAGCGATGCGATCCAGCAAACGATCGCCCAGATTTGTGAGGAGATGAATCTGAGCTACTGTTCCCTGCCTAGCCGTGCCGGACATGACGCGATGAAGATGGCACGCATTACGAATATGGGGATGATCTTTGTTCCTAGCCAGGAAGGAGTCAGCCATTCGGGAACGGAGTACACGTCGCCGGAACAGTGTGTTGCGGGGGCAAATGTGCTGCTGCAAGCCCTGCTGCGCCTGGATGATTTTTATCGCTCGCCTTTGCCAGAAAGGAGTTCGCCCAAAGCGACAAACCGTGAAACTAAAGATTTCTTTGAAACTGTGCCTGCCGTATCCAGAAATACACTTTCGCCCTGA
- a CDS encoding ABC transporter ATP-binding protein: protein MSQSFVSASHLPAIAVDTAPQTTSQTAGITLRSVTKKYGSFTAVENVNLEIPAGSYCCLLGPSGCGKTSTLRMIAGHEDLTSGEVWIGDQRVDHLPPARRNTAMVFQNYALFPHKTVWQNVEFGLKMADVPGAERKARVEEMLAIVGLEKFAQRKPAMLSGGQQQRVALARALVTRPQVLLLDEPLSALDENLRVKTRGELRKLQKQFGMTFIQVTHAQDEAFALSDQIVVMDHGHIDQIGTPEEIFATPASRFVARFVGDNNLFVGKVTGISPDPLSNHGSIVQLEVDRIGTFLCRGQTADVGTTAACCVRSDRMMVAPYPAPDPTAPNQLAARVTAIEFTGYITRVSLLVEATGEEITYKVRTHDWMAQDITEGQMVTLQWSTEDCVFLSH, encoded by the coding sequence ATGTCTCAGTCCTTTGTGTCCGCGTCCCATCTTCCCGCGATAGCCGTTGACACCGCTCCTCAAACCACCTCCCAAACTGCGGGAATCACCCTGCGATCGGTTACGAAAAAGTACGGTTCGTTTACTGCCGTCGAAAACGTCAACCTGGAAATTCCGGCGGGGTCATACTGCTGTTTGCTGGGGCCGAGCGGCTGCGGTAAAACCAGTACGCTGCGAATGATTGCGGGACACGAAGACCTCACCAGCGGCGAAGTCTGGATTGGAGATCAGCGAGTTGATCATCTGCCGCCTGCCAGGCGCAACACGGCAATGGTGTTTCAAAACTATGCCCTGTTTCCTCATAAAACCGTCTGGCAAAACGTTGAATTTGGCTTAAAGATGGCAGATGTCCCTGGGGCAGAACGCAAGGCTCGCGTTGAGGAAATGCTGGCGATCGTCGGACTGGAGAAATTTGCCCAGCGCAAGCCTGCCATGCTCAGCGGAGGTCAGCAGCAGCGGGTGGCATTGGCAAGGGCATTGGTAACTCGTCCCCAGGTGCTTCTACTGGATGAGCCGCTCAGCGCCCTGGATGAAAATCTGCGGGTGAAAACGCGGGGGGAACTGCGAAAGCTGCAAAAACAGTTTGGCATGACCTTTATTCAAGTCACCCACGCCCAGGACGAAGCCTTTGCCCTGTCCGATCAAATTGTGGTGATGGATCACGGTCATATTGACCAGATCGGCACGCCCGAAGAGATTTTTGCCACGCCTGCATCCCGCTTTGTTGCCCGATTTGTGGGAGACAATAATCTGTTCGTCGGGAAAGTCACTGGCATCTCACCCGATCCGCTTTCCAATCATGGCTCTATCGTTCAGCTTGAAGTTGATCGCATTGGCACGTTCCTCTGTCGTGGACAAACCGCCGATGTGGGCACCACTGCTGCCTGCTGCGTCAGAAGCGATCGAATGATGGTGGCTCCCTATCCCGCTCCCGATCCCACGGCACCCAATCAGCTTGCAGCAAGGGTTACGGCGATCGAGTTTACGGGCTACATTACGCGGGTTTCGCTATTAGTCGAAGCAACGGGAGAAGAGATTACCTATAAAGTGCGGACGCACGATTGGATGGCGCAGGATATCACCGAGGGACAAATGGTGACGCTGCAATGGTCAACGGAGGACTGTGTATTTTTGTCGCATTAA
- a CDS encoding ABC transporter substrate-binding protein, producing the protein MANISRRQLLRTGLAATAMITATRCARSEAPVGTPNNPATGPQVNTNQIKDVTLRFIGTGVSQINEVKKKAEEDLGFKLNMRALSTEQNNQIAITQPGQYDIFDGEYFSLPLVIPSGNLQAIDIKRITNYDKIVPFFTSGKFNGMPVEQSQGTAPYKVQYLTGADSKEFSSTPTDYATMIPFQYNADTLGYRPDLVGRKIESWAELFNPEFKGKTSILDIPQIGIMDAAMVAEAAGLMKFGDKGNMTREEIDQITNILIERKKDGQFRAFWKTFDESVNLMSSGEVVLESMWSPAVTAVKAKGLQCVYAPLKEGYRGWGGGIGLSKNLSGVSLDAAYDYMNWMLDGWVGAFLGRQGYYSAAPETAQKFMKPEEWSFWYEGKVASTDMVDPFGKTLEKQGAKRDGGSFEERFGNIVVWNSTMKENTYLVQKWNEFIAS; encoded by the coding sequence ATGGCTAATATTTCTCGTCGGCAACTGCTTCGGACTGGTCTGGCTGCAACTGCAATGATTACGGCAACGCGCTGTGCCCGCAGTGAAGCTCCCGTGGGTACACCCAACAATCCGGCAACGGGCCCGCAGGTGAATACGAATCAGATTAAAGATGTGACGCTGCGGTTTATCGGCACGGGCGTTTCTCAAATCAACGAAGTGAAGAAGAAAGCCGAAGAAGATCTGGGCTTTAAGCTGAATATGCGTGCCCTTAGCACGGAGCAGAATAACCAGATTGCCATTACCCAACCCGGACAGTACGACATTTTTGACGGGGAATACTTCTCTCTGCCGCTGGTGATCCCCTCTGGTAATTTGCAGGCGATCGACATCAAGCGGATTACGAACTACGACAAGATTGTGCCCTTCTTCACGTCCGGCAAATTTAACGGAATGCCGGTTGAACAATCCCAGGGAACCGCGCCCTACAAAGTGCAGTATTTGACCGGAGCCGACTCGAAGGAGTTTTCGTCCACCCCTACCGATTACGCGACGATGATTCCCTTCCAGTACAACGCCGATACGCTGGGCTACCGCCCGGATCTGGTGGGACGCAAGATCGAAAGCTGGGCAGAGCTGTTCAACCCGGAATTTAAGGGCAAAACTTCGATTCTGGACATTCCCCAGATCGGCATTATGGATGCGGCAATGGTGGCGGAAGCGGCTGGGCTGATGAAGTTTGGCGACAAGGGCAACATGACCCGCGAGGAAATCGACCAGATTACCAATATTTTAATCGAGCGCAAGAAAGACGGACAGTTCCGCGCCTTCTGGAAAACCTTCGATGAGTCGGTGAATCTGATGTCCTCCGGCGAGGTTGTCCTGGAATCGATGTGGTCGCCTGCGGTTACTGCCGTTAAAGCCAAGGGACTCCAGTGCGTCTATGCTCCTCTGAAGGAAGGCTATCGTGGCTGGGGCGGCGGCATTGGCTTGTCCAAGAATTTGTCGGGCGTTTCCCTCGATGCGGCATACGACTACATGAACTGGATGCTGGACGGCTGGGTGGGTGCATTCCTTGGTCGCCAGGGCTACTACAGCGCAGCGCCCGAAACGGCACAGAAGTTTATGAAGCCGGAGGAGTGGAGTTTCTGGTACGAGGGCAAAGTCGCCTCTACCGACATGGTTGACCCCTTCGGCAAAACCCTGGAGAAGCAAGGCGCGAAGCGAGACGGCGGTTCCTTCGAGGAGCGGTTCGGCAATATCGTTGTCTGGAACTCCACGAT